One segment of Bradyrhizobium sp. CB2312 DNA contains the following:
- a CDS encoding EscU/YscU/HrcU family type III secretion system export apparatus switch protein: MSDPSKLAIALHYEKGSGAPVVVAKGKGTIGEKIVEIAKANDIPIEENEILAGALSKVELGDEIPPDLYKAVAEVLVFVLRLSGRGGRA, encoded by the coding sequence ATGAGCGACCCGTCCAAGCTCGCGATCGCGCTGCACTACGAGAAGGGCTCTGGCGCGCCCGTCGTCGTCGCCAAGGGCAAGGGCACCATCGGCGAAAAGATCGTCGAGATCGCGAAAGCCAACGACATCCCGATCGAGGAGAACGAAATCCTCGCGGGCGCGCTGTCCAAGGTCGAGCTCGGCGATGAGATCCCGCCCGACCTCTACAAGGCTGTCGCCGAAGTGCTGGTGTTCGTGCTGCGGCTGTCGGGCCGGGGCGGTAGAGCATGA
- the blaOXA gene encoding class D beta-lactamase, giving the protein MITRRSTLGLLAATAILPQRAFAHVAPPRNEIRDSLAKRFTDLGTSGTFVGYKVEDYLIVASDKERSGEAKLPASTFKIPNSLIALETGVVADPDKDIFPWDGVKRPIEAWNKDHTLRSAIAVSAVLVYQEIARRIGQERMQKYVDEFDYGNRDIGGGIDQFWLTGNLRIDPVEQIDFVDRLRRRALPISKRSQDLVADILPVTKVGDSIIRAKSGLLGAERGEPSLGWMVGWAEKGEAHTVFALNMDCKEPRHIEARMNLTQACLAEIGAI; this is encoded by the coding sequence TTGATCACCCGCCGTTCCACCCTCGGTCTTCTCGCCGCAACTGCGATCCTGCCGCAGCGCGCGTTCGCCCATGTCGCGCCACCGCGCAACGAGATCCGCGACAGCCTGGCAAAACGTTTCACCGATCTCGGCACGTCGGGCACCTTCGTCGGCTACAAGGTCGAGGACTATCTGATCGTCGCCAGCGACAAGGAGCGCTCGGGCGAAGCGAAGCTGCCGGCCTCGACCTTCAAGATTCCGAACTCGCTGATCGCGCTGGAGACCGGCGTCGTCGCCGACCCCGACAAGGACATCTTCCCGTGGGACGGCGTGAAGCGGCCGATCGAGGCGTGGAACAAGGATCACACGCTGCGCAGTGCCATCGCGGTCAGTGCGGTGCTGGTCTATCAGGAGATCGCGCGACGCATTGGGCAGGAGCGCATGCAGAAATATGTCGACGAGTTCGACTACGGCAATCGCGACATCGGCGGCGGCATCGACCAGTTCTGGCTGACCGGCAATCTCCGCATCGATCCGGTCGAGCAGATCGATTTCGTCGACCGTCTTCGCCGACGTGCACTGCCGATCTCAAAGCGCAGCCAGGATCTCGTCGCCGACATCCTGCCGGTGACGAAGGTGGGCGACAGCATCATCCGTGCCAAGTCAGGTCTACTGGGCGCCGAGCGCGGCGAGCCGTCGCTGGGCTGGATGGTGGGCTGGGCCGAAAAGGGCGAGGCGCACACCGTGTTTGCGCTCAACATGGATTGCAAGGAGCCGCGCCACATCGAGGCGCGCATGAACCTGACGCAAGCCTGCCTTGCCGAGATCGGCGCGATCTAG
- a CDS encoding dienelactone hydrolase family protein: protein MATNWRTAAVLMALCVSSAFAVGEASAQSLPKEVATRAEIYPIPSLTLSDQQFLSGDAAAAKPVTVAGEFRVAQGTGKLPVVVLMHGSSGVGATTEAWVHAFNAMGISTFVIDGFTGRGLTVVGPNQALLGRLNLIIDIYRSLEILAKHPRVDPNRIVLMGFSRGGQATLYASLERFNKLWNKSGIQFAAYIPFYPDCSTTYVGDSEVAARPIRIFHGTPDDYNPVKSCKAFVERLKAAGRDVALTEYPDSAHGFDSGLLGVNTVAVSANAQTVRNCHIKEGDGGVLMNGETNAPFTYKDACVELNPHVGGNPATAAEARKAVEEFLQALFKLS, encoded by the coding sequence ATGGCCACCAATTGGCGTACCGCAGCGGTGCTTATGGCGCTATGCGTTTCGAGTGCATTTGCAGTCGGCGAAGCCAGCGCGCAATCCTTGCCGAAGGAAGTCGCAACACGCGCCGAGATCTACCCGATCCCCTCGCTCACCCTCTCCGACCAGCAATTTCTCAGCGGCGATGCGGCCGCGGCCAAGCCGGTGACGGTCGCAGGCGAATTCCGCGTCGCGCAGGGCACCGGGAAACTTCCCGTCGTGGTGCTGATGCATGGCTCGAGCGGCGTCGGCGCCACCACGGAAGCCTGGGTGCACGCGTTCAACGCCATGGGCATCTCGACCTTCGTGATCGACGGCTTTACCGGCCGCGGGCTCACGGTCGTCGGGCCGAACCAGGCGCTGCTCGGCCGGCTCAATCTCATCATCGATATCTACCGCTCGCTGGAGATCCTCGCCAAACATCCGCGCGTCGACCCTAATCGCATCGTGCTGATGGGCTTTTCGCGCGGCGGACAGGCGACGCTCTATGCGAGCCTGGAGCGCTTCAACAAGCTCTGGAACAAGTCCGGCATCCAGTTCGCGGCCTACATCCCGTTCTATCCGGATTGCTCGACGACCTATGTCGGCGACAGCGAGGTCGCCGCGCGCCCGATCCGGATCTTCCACGGCACGCCCGACGACTATAATCCCGTGAAGAGCTGCAAGGCCTTCGTCGAGCGGCTCAAGGCCGCGGGCCGCGACGTCGCGCTGACCGAATACCCCGACAGCGCCCACGGTTTCGACAGCGGCCTGCTCGGCGTCAACACGGTTGCGGTCTCCGCCAACGCGCAGACCGTGCGCAATTGCCATATCAAGGAGGGCGACGGCGGCGTGCTGATGAACGGCGAGACCAATGCGCCGTTCACCTACAAGGATGCCTGCGTCGAGCTCAACCCGCATGTCGGCGGCAATCCCGCGACCGCCGCGGAGGCGCGGAAGGCGGTGGAGGAATTTTTGCAGGCGCTGTTCAAGCTGAGCTGA
- a CDS encoding DUF4260 domain-containing protein — translation MDEQAAETGSVTGGVNILLRLEGLTLFVGMVMLYWAWDGSWLVFAVLFFVPDLSFLAYLADAKFGALVYNAAHSYMAPVALLTLGFGLASPLTLSIALIWLAHIGIDRALGYGLKYSAGFGFTHLGRIGRQKDA, via the coding sequence ATGGACGAACAAGCTGCCGAGACTGGCTCCGTGACAGGCGGCGTCAACATCCTGCTCCGCCTCGAGGGTCTGACCCTGTTCGTTGGCATGGTGATGCTCTACTGGGCCTGGGACGGCTCCTGGCTGGTCTTTGCCGTGCTGTTCTTCGTGCCCGATCTGAGCTTTCTGGCCTATCTGGCCGACGCAAAATTCGGCGCGCTGGTCTACAACGCCGCCCACAGCTACATGGCGCCGGTGGCGCTGCTGACGCTGGGCTTCGGCCTCGCCTCGCCGCTCACCCTGTCCATCGCCTTGATCTGGCTCGCCCATATCGGCATCGACCGGGCGCTCGGCTATGGCCTGAAATATTCGGCCGGGTTCGGCTTCACCCATTTGGGGCGGATCGGCCGCCAGAAGGACGCCTGA
- a CDS encoding acyl-CoA carboxylase subunit beta: MKHILDALEERRAGAKLGGGEKRIEAQHARGKLTARERIELLLDKGSFEEFDMFVEHRSTEFGMEKTKVPGDGVVTGWGTVNGRKTFVFAKDFTVFGGSLSETHALKITKLQDMAMKARAPIIGLYDAGGARIQEGVAALAGYSYVFRRNVLASGVIPQISVIMGPCAGGDVYSPAMTDFIFMVKNTSYMFVTGPDVVKTVTNEVVTAEELGGASVHATRSSIADGAFENDVETLLQMRRLIDFLPSNNTDGVPEWPSFDSIERLDDSLDTLIPDNPNKPYDMKELILKVVDEGDFFEIAEAFAKNIVTGFGRIAGRTVGFVANQPMVLAGVLDSDASRKAARFVRFCDAFNIPIVTFVDVPGFLPGTAQEYGGLIKHGAKLLFAYSQCTVPLVTIITRKAYGGAFDVMASKEIGADMNYAWPTAQIAVMGAKGAVEIIFRSDIGDPDKIASRTKEYEDRFLSPFIAAERGYIDDVIMPHSTRKRIARALAMLKDKKTEMPAKKHDNLPL, from the coding sequence ATGAAACATATCCTGGACGCCCTTGAGGAACGTCGTGCGGGCGCAAAGCTCGGCGGCGGGGAAAAGCGCATCGAGGCGCAGCACGCCCGCGGCAAGCTGACGGCGCGCGAGCGCATCGAGCTCTTGCTCGACAAGGGATCGTTCGAGGAGTTCGACATGTTCGTCGAGCACCGCTCCACCGAGTTCGGCATGGAGAAGACCAAGGTGCCCGGCGACGGCGTCGTTACCGGCTGGGGCACCGTCAACGGCCGCAAGACGTTTGTCTTTGCCAAAGACTTCACGGTGTTCGGTGGGTCGCTCTCGGAAACGCACGCGCTGAAGATCACGAAGCTCCAGGACATGGCGATGAAGGCGCGGGCGCCCATCATCGGCCTCTATGACGCGGGCGGCGCCCGCATCCAGGAGGGCGTCGCCGCGCTCGCCGGCTATTCCTACGTGTTCCGCCGCAACGTGCTGGCCTCGGGCGTGATCCCGCAGATCTCGGTCATCATGGGCCCGTGCGCCGGCGGCGACGTCTATTCGCCCGCCATGACCGACTTCATCTTCATGGTGAAGAACACCAGCTACATGTTCGTCACCGGCCCCGACGTGGTGAAGACCGTGACCAACGAGGTCGTCACCGCCGAAGAGCTCGGCGGCGCCTCGGTGCACGCGACGCGCTCCTCGATCGCAGACGGCGCCTTCGAGAACGACGTCGAGACGCTTCTGCAGATGCGGCGCCTGATCGACTTCCTGCCGTCCAACAACACCGACGGCGTGCCGGAATGGCCGAGCTTCGATTCCATCGAGCGGCTCGACGATTCCCTGGACACGCTGATCCCGGACAATCCGAACAAGCCCTACGACATGAAGGAGCTGATCCTGAAGGTCGTGGACGAGGGCGACTTTTTCGAGATCGCGGAAGCCTTCGCCAAGAACATCGTCACCGGCTTTGGCCGTATCGCCGGCCGCACCGTCGGCTTCGTCGCCAACCAGCCGATGGTGCTGGCCGGCGTGCTCGACAGCGACGCCTCGCGGAAGGCCGCGCGCTTCGTTCGCTTCTGCGACGCCTTCAACATCCCGATCGTCACCTTCGTCGACGTGCCGGGCTTCCTGCCGGGCACCGCGCAGGAATATGGCGGCCTGATCAAGCACGGCGCAAAGCTGCTGTTCGCCTATTCGCAGTGCACCGTGCCGCTGGTGACCATCATCACCCGCAAGGCCTATGGCGGCGCCTTCGACGTCATGGCCTCCAAGGAAATCGGCGCCGACATGAACTACGCCTGGCCGACCGCCCAGATCGCGGTGATGGGCGCCAAGGGCGCGGTCGAGATCATCTTCCGCAGCGACATCGGCGACCCCGACAAGATCGCCTCCCGAACGAAGGAATACGAGGACCGCTTCCTCTCGCCGTTCATCGCGGCCGAGCGCGGCTACATCGATGATGTCATCATGCCGCACTCGACGCGGAAGCGGATCGCAAGGGCGCTGGCGATGCTCAAGGACAAGAAAACGGAAATGCCGGCGAAGAAGCACGACAATTTGCCGTTGTGA
- a CDS encoding DUF2214 family protein, translating into MSTLFAFFHHLCAFTLVAAVAVEFTLIQQELTVSIARRLQITDIVLGAAAAALLGVGLLRVLFFEKGYDYYLHSYAFLTKIALFVILGALSVIPTQEFLSWSASIKAGQAPVLDARQKWLVSSIIHCELAAIVVILLCAAVMARGGWV; encoded by the coding sequence ATGTCCACGCTGTTCGCCTTCTTCCATCACCTCTGCGCCTTCACGCTGGTTGCGGCGGTTGCGGTCGAGTTCACGCTGATCCAGCAGGAACTGACGGTGTCGATCGCGCGACGGCTCCAGATCACCGATATCGTGCTGGGTGCGGCGGCAGCGGCGCTGCTCGGCGTCGGGCTGCTGCGGGTGCTCTTTTTCGAGAAAGGCTATGACTACTACCTGCATAGCTACGCGTTCCTGACGAAGATCGCACTCTTCGTCATCCTCGGGGCGTTGTCGGTCATTCCGACGCAGGAGTTCTTGTCGTGGAGTGCGTCGATCAAGGCGGGACAGGCGCCTGTCCTCGATGCAAGGCAGAAGTGGCTGGTGTCGTCGATCATTCACTGTGAGCTCGCGGCCATCGTGGTCATCCTGCTCTGTGCGGCTGTCATGGCGCGGGGAGGGTGGGTTTAG
- a CDS encoding DUF2182 domain-containing protein, with protein sequence MTDSALETVLRRDRWIVGGAILVIVALAWAYVLWLADDMDMGGMDMTGFRMIPAGIGIMLPATEPWRMFEFAYVFLMWAVMMVGMMAPSAAPMILMYASVGRQAKAQAKPYAATGWFAAGYLLAWTGFSLVATLLQWVIDRAALLDSRMTLASNLVGAIVLIAAGIYQWTPLKDVCLVQCQSPFLFLMRHGGFRDTPRGCLLLGLRHGSYCVGCCWLLMALLFIGGVMNVLWIALLALLVLLEKLTPVGRWIARAAGIACVIMGAWLLVSSRL encoded by the coding sequence ATGACCGACAGCGCTCTCGAAACCGTGCTGCGCCGCGACCGCTGGATCGTCGGCGGCGCGATTCTGGTCATCGTCGCGCTGGCCTGGGCCTATGTGCTCTGGCTCGCCGACGACATGGACATGGGCGGCATGGACATGACCGGCTTCCGCATGATTCCGGCCGGGATCGGAATCATGCTGCCCGCCACCGAGCCGTGGCGGATGTTCGAGTTCGCATATGTGTTCCTGATGTGGGCGGTGATGATGGTCGGAATGATGGCGCCCTCGGCTGCGCCCATGATCCTCATGTATGCCAGCGTCGGCCGGCAAGCGAAGGCACAGGCCAAGCCGTACGCGGCAACCGGCTGGTTTGCGGCCGGTTATCTCCTCGCCTGGACCGGCTTTTCGCTTGTCGCAACCCTTCTGCAATGGGTGATCGATCGCGCAGCCCTTCTCGACTCCCGGATGACGCTCGCCAGCAACCTCGTCGGCGCAATCGTGCTGATCGCAGCCGGGATCTATCAATGGACGCCACTCAAGGACGTCTGCCTCGTCCAATGCCAGTCGCCGTTCCTGTTCCTGATGCGCCACGGCGGCTTTCGCGACACGCCGCGAGGCTGCCTGCTGCTGGGACTTCGGCACGGAAGCTATTGTGTCGGCTGCTGCTGGCTGTTGATGGCGCTCCTGTTCATCGGCGGCGTGATGAACGTGCTCTGGATCGCGCTTCTGGCGCTGCTCGTCCTGTTGGAGAAATTGACGCCGGTCGGACGATGGATCGCGCGTGCTGCCGGCATTGCTTGCGTGATCATGGGCGCGTGGCTGCTGGTATCGTCACGACTGTGA
- a CDS encoding DUF1326 domain-containing protein, producing MVDQVSSQVSSQVSWHLSGDYFENCSCSIVCPCLVSAGAPLTARPTEGFCNVPLIFHVESGRYGDVALDGLNVLVILHAPGIMADGNWSQATYVDERADDRQTEALAAIFGGTAGGPMAAFGPLISKNLGVKKAPITFRIEGKTRSAEIPGILHMSVDPLPTMHPSGEMWANIGHPVSPDRMVMAVGAAGNTYSDHGMRWDNSGRNGLYAPIQWSNQA from the coding sequence ATGGTGGACCAGGTCTCATCTCAGGTCTCATCTCAGGTCTCGTGGCACCTTTCCGGTGACTATTTCGAAAATTGCAGTTGCAGCATCGTGTGTCCGTGCCTCGTGTCTGCGGGTGCCCCGCTGACCGCGCGACCGACCGAGGGCTTCTGCAACGTACCGCTGATCTTCCACGTCGAGAGTGGCCGTTACGGCGACGTCGCACTCGATGGACTGAACGTCCTGGTGATCCTCCACGCGCCCGGAATCATGGCTGACGGAAACTGGTCGCAGGCTACCTATGTCGACGAGCGCGCCGACGACCGGCAGACTGAGGCGCTGGCTGCGATCTTCGGCGGCACGGCCGGTGGTCCCATGGCCGCGTTCGGACCGTTGATCAGCAAGAACCTCGGGGTGAAGAAGGCCCCGATCACGTTCCGGATCGAGGGCAAGACGCGCTCGGCGGAAATCCCGGGCATTCTGCACATGTCCGTCGATCCGTTGCCGACCATGCACCCGAGCGGCGAAATGTGGGCCAACATCGGCCACCCCGTCAGTCCCGACAGGATGGTGATGGCGGTCGGCGCCGCCGGCAACACCTACAGCGATCATGGCATGCGCTGGGACAATTCCGGCAGGAACGGCCTCTATGCGCCGATCCAATGGTCGAACCAGGCTTGA
- a CDS encoding glutathione S-transferase family protein: protein MPNLILTTFDWVPEMPRGFVRDLRVRWALEEAALPYRVASVPFNPRDAAHFAHQPFGQVPWLTDGDLSIFESGAILLHLGQRNPELMPTDPRGRNEAMEWVFAALNSVEMPALPWTMFKFTGSFDGSPAVKFVDDFLKLRLKHMETVLARREWLAGSFSVADILMSDVLRVVDKFGGLSEHPACRGYVARATARPAFAKAHADQLAHFAAADAAR from the coding sequence ATGCCCAATCTCATCCTCACCACCTTCGACTGGGTTCCCGAGATGCCCCGCGGCTTCGTGCGCGACCTTCGTGTACGCTGGGCGCTGGAAGAAGCCGCCCTGCCCTACCGCGTCGCGAGCGTGCCGTTCAACCCGCGCGATGCCGCGCACTTCGCGCACCAGCCGTTCGGCCAGGTGCCGTGGCTGACCGACGGCGACCTCTCGATCTTCGAGAGCGGCGCGATTCTGTTGCATCTGGGTCAGCGCAACCCCGAACTGATGCCGACCGATCCCCGCGGCCGTAACGAAGCGATGGAGTGGGTGTTCGCCGCGCTCAACTCGGTTGAGATGCCGGCCCTGCCCTGGACCATGTTCAAGTTCACCGGCAGTTTCGACGGCTCGCCTGCCGTGAAGTTCGTCGACGACTTCCTCAAACTCCGCCTCAAGCACATGGAGACGGTGCTTGCGAGGCGCGAATGGCTGGCGGGGTCCTTTTCCGTCGCCGACATCCTGATGTCGGACGTGCTGCGCGTCGTCGATAAGTTCGGCGGCCTGTCGGAGCACCCGGCCTGCCGCGGCTACGTCGCACGCGCCACCGCGCGGCCAGCGTTCGCCAAGGCCCACGCGGACCAGCTGGCACATTTTGCCGCGGCCGATGCGGCGCGATGA
- a CDS encoding alpha/beta hydrolase domain-containing protein, whose translation MRRIISGLFAITCLWPAVSVAEIVRFDIVERVPAFAGRSFGNVGTYERITARATFALNPADDRNAVITDLALAPRSADGKVEGTADVVILRPGDATHGNGTLLLEVPNRGRKLAPQLFDDSAQPGANNADKAEDAGIGFLHRQGFTMVWVGWQGDIPSKPGQMALSAPVIKNISGPAREEFVFDNTTNPARAILTWPAGEAANLHVTVRAAWADARQTLSGLSAKLVDPTMVEITRPDGFDAGALYEITYTARDPVPLGMGYAAVRDVVSFLRHDETQANPLLNGLHPSVSRAIGFGVSQSGRFLRDFLYLGFNEDLSGRTVFDGLMPHVAGTRRMATNVRFGQPGRNPRHPQDPAWQADLFPFTYASLSDPYSGKTDGLLRRCSLSATCPKVMQTDSEHEWWASHASLLVTDLAGNHLDLPDNVRAYMISGAPHFAEAADVMKKGVPAMSLPQNPVHAGMPMRALLTDLNAWISDGIKPPSSRVPMRAHGTLVSAQGAVPTDIPGLPYAGIHTLAAFSDQSVLPPKEIGRYPVFVPKADDDGMAIAGIRQLALAVPRATYTAWNPRAQGFGPTALYPLQGAVVPFAPTEAARKEVHDPRLSIAERYADDGAYVSAVKREAARQVAERILLPEDAERAVEAAKQGKLAKLGQ comes from the coding sequence ATGCGCAGGATCATCTCGGGTCTGTTTGCGATCACCTGCCTGTGGCCGGCCGTATCAGTCGCCGAAATCGTTCGCTTCGATATTGTGGAACGCGTGCCCGCCTTCGCCGGCCGCAGCTTCGGCAATGTCGGCACCTATGAACGCATCACCGCGCGCGCCACCTTCGCGCTCAACCCGGCCGACGATCGCAACGCCGTCATCACCGACCTTGCGCTCGCGCCGCGCAGTGCCGACGGCAAGGTCGAGGGCACCGCCGACGTCGTGATCCTCAGGCCCGGCGATGCCACGCATGGCAACGGCACGCTGCTGCTGGAGGTGCCCAATCGCGGCCGCAAGCTGGCCCCGCAGTTGTTCGACGATTCCGCCCAGCCCGGCGCCAACAATGCCGACAAGGCAGAGGATGCCGGCATCGGCTTCCTGCACCGCCAAGGTTTTACGATGGTCTGGGTCGGCTGGCAGGGCGACATCCCATCCAAGCCCGGCCAGATGGCGCTGAGCGCGCCGGTGATCAAGAACATCAGCGGGCCCGCGCGAGAAGAATTCGTCTTCGACAACACGACCAATCCTGCGCGCGCCATTCTGACCTGGCCGGCGGGTGAGGCCGCCAACCTCCACGTCACCGTGCGCGCGGCCTGGGCCGACGCGCGGCAGACACTGTCCGGCCTCTCGGCAAAACTCGTCGATCCCACCATGGTGGAGATCACCCGCCCCGATGGCTTTGATGCCGGCGCGCTCTACGAGATCACCTACACCGCGCGCGATCCGGTGCCGCTCGGCATGGGCTATGCCGCCGTGCGCGATGTCGTCAGCTTCCTCCGCCACGACGAGACGCAAGCGAACCCGCTGCTCAATGGACTGCATCCATCGGTGAGCCGCGCCATCGGCTTCGGTGTCTCGCAATCCGGCCGCTTCCTGCGCGATTTTCTCTATCTCGGCTTCAACGAGGACCTATCCGGCCGCACCGTGTTCGACGGATTGATGCCGCATGTCGCGGGCACGCGGCGGATGGCGACGAATGTCCGCTTCGGCCAGCCCGGCCGCAACCCGCGCCATCCGCAGGATCCGGCGTGGCAGGCCGATCTCTTCCCCTTCACCTATGCTAGCCTGAGCGATCCCTATTCCGGCAAGACCGACGGCCTCTTGCGCCGCTGCTCGCTCTCGGCGACCTGCCCGAAGGTGATGCAGACCGACAGCGAGCACGAATGGTGGGCCTCGCACGCCTCGCTGCTGGTCACCGACCTCGCAGGCAACCATCTCGACCTGCCCGACAATGTCCGCGCCTACATGATCTCGGGCGCGCCGCATTTCGCGGAAGCCGCCGACGTGATGAAGAAGGGTGTGCCGGCGATGTCGCTGCCGCAAAACCCTGTTCATGCGGGCATGCCGATGCGCGCGCTGCTCACCGACCTCAATGCCTGGATCAGCGACGGCATCAAACCGCCCTCAAGCCGCGTCCCCATGCGCGCCCATGGCACGCTGGTCTCGGCGCAAGGTGCCGTGCCGACGGATATCCCCGGCCTGCCCTACGCCGGCATCCACACGCTCGCGGCCTTCTCCGACCAGAGCGTGCTGCCGCCGAAGGAGATCGGCCGCTATCCCGTGTTCGTGCCGAAGGCGGATGATGACGGCATGGCGATCGCGGGCATCCGACAGCTCGCCCTCGCCGTCCCGCGCGCGACCTACACCGCATGGAATCCGCGCGCGCAGGGGTTTGGGCCGACGGCGCTCTATCCGCTGCAAGGCGCGGTGGTGCCGTTCGCGCCGACGGAGGCCGCGCGGAAGGAGGTGCATGATCCCAGGCTGTCGATCGCAGAACGATATGCCGACGACGGCGCATATGTGTCGGCAGTGAAGCGCGAGGCGGCCCGGCAGGTGGCGGAGCGGATCTTGCTGCCGGAGGATGCCGAACGCGCGGTAGAGGCCGCCAAGCAAGGCAAGCTGGCGAAGCTTGGGCAGTAA
- a CDS encoding twin-arginine translocation signal domain-containing protein: MERRNFLKLALGVTAGAAALAATAQAAPLSPQPVGPARMPEGNPDAHPAVTTSDEAAQLKPEQVRWGHGHGHWHHRHWGWRHRHWGWRHRHWGWRRRHWRRHYW; the protein is encoded by the coding sequence ATGGAGCGTCGGAACTTTTTGAAACTTGCATTGGGTGTGACGGCCGGCGCCGCCGCCCTTGCAGCGACCGCGCAGGCCGCACCGTTGTCACCGCAGCCGGTCGGACCGGCCCGCATGCCGGAAGGCAATCCCGACGCCCATCCCGCCGTCACCACCAGCGACGAAGCCGCGCAGCTCAAGCCCGAGCAGGTTCGATGGGGCCACGGTCACGGCCATTGGCATCACCGCCATTGGGGCTGGCGTCACCGCCATTGGGGCTGGCGTCATCGCCACTGGGGCTGGCGCCGCCGGCACTGGCGTCGTCATTACTGGTAA
- a CDS encoding alpha/beta hydrolase, producing the protein MNRIFSAAIAVALVTIPLASHAADTAPREPYGIALEGFAYPYPVHLLPVVNDGEQLSMAYMDVTPAQANGRTVVLLHGRNFPSSYWAPVIKMLSEAGYRVVVPDQIGFGKSSKPTGELHFDNLARNTIALLDHLEINKADIVAHSLGGMLGVRIARAYPDRVSHLVLTAPIGLEDYRLYVPPTSTEKIIETEDKLTAEGYRKQLQTNYAIKLPPEAITPFVDARFNIKGSPDYPRWLRAFVSSGQMIYREPVAHEIPLITEPTLFIMGADDHNAPGRPLAPEALRPKMGQNAELAKQLAAKMPNARAEVIPDTGHLVFLEAPEKYRDLVLGFLGR; encoded by the coding sequence ATGAACCGCATCTTCTCGGCAGCGATCGCTGTCGCCCTCGTGACTATTCCGCTTGCATCCCACGCCGCCGACACCGCGCCCCGCGAGCCCTACGGCATCGCGCTCGAAGGCTTCGCCTATCCCTATCCCGTGCATCTGCTTCCCGTGGTCAACGACGGCGAGCAGCTCAGCATGGCCTATATGGACGTGACACCCGCGCAAGCAAACGGCCGCACCGTCGTTCTGCTGCACGGCCGCAATTTCCCGTCGAGCTACTGGGCGCCTGTCATCAAGATGTTGAGCGAGGCCGGCTATCGTGTCGTGGTGCCGGACCAGATCGGCTTCGGCAAGTCCTCCAAGCCGACGGGCGAGCTGCACTTCGACAATCTGGCGCGCAACACCATCGCGCTGCTCGATCACTTAGAGATCAACAAGGCGGACATCGTCGCCCATTCGCTCGGCGGCATGCTGGGCGTGCGCATCGCCCGAGCCTATCCGGACCGCGTCAGCCATCTGGTGCTGACTGCACCGATCGGGCTCGAGGACTACCGCCTCTACGTGCCGCCGACGTCGACCGAGAAGATCATCGAGACCGAGGACAAGCTGACGGCTGAAGGTTATCGCAAGCAGCTCCAGACCAACTACGCGATCAAGCTGCCGCCGGAAGCGATCACGCCGTTTGTCGACGCCCGCTTCAACATCAAGGGCAGCCCCGATTATCCACGCTGGCTGCGCGCCTTCGTCTCGTCCGGCCAGATGATCTATCGCGAGCCGGTGGCGCACGAGATCCCGCTCATCACCGAGCCGACGCTGTTCATCATGGGCGCCGACGACCACAACGCGCCGGGCCGGCCGCTCGCGCCCGAGGCGTTGCGGCCTAAGATGGGCCAGAACGCGGAGCTGGCAAAGCAGCTCGCTGCGAAGATGCCGAATGCGCGGGCCGAGGTGATCCCGGACACCGGCCACCTCGTCTTCCTGGAGGCGCCCGAGAAGTACAGGGATCTGGTGCTGGGCTTTCTCGGCCGCTAG